The DNA sequence ACTCTTAAGCTCTAAATCTAATCTTATGAATAGTTCTAAGATATCATGAAAGCCCCTTTGAAAGTGAAATTGCAGCTCACATTTTACAATATTGCAATGAAATTCCAAACAAttgaaagaaaatttaatttaGGAGCATCCTAGGATCTTGTTAATAGGTTGCGTAcctttgcccctcccagaccctgcagtagcgagAGCATtctgcactgggttgctctcttTTTACTAGGATCTTGTTATGACTACAGCTTTAAAGCCTTATCCAACTATTTGGGGTTGATTGACAGAACCCTTCTACCATTTCACACTATATAAGACCATGTCTTCCACTGAAAAATAAATACACATTTTTTCACACCAATTCAGTGCAAATCATTTTTGGCCATCCCATGTCCTTTTGACAGCTCTAATATGGCATCATATCCTTCCTTCTGAGTGTAAATTAGTCAATTCTTATCATACAAGGTAAACTATCTGAACTGGCTTCCTTGTCAAAGACTCCTGAGTTCCCTcagaatccatttttttctcatctcaTAGTTTTTTAGTCTTCAGATATTGGATTCAACATCCTCAAACCACCTACACTCGTTATGTGAATCAATTTATTAAATCCATGTGAAATTATAGGAAGACAAAGTCAACCATTCCAATGGTAATACCAAAAAAgcttaaaattttcagaaaataaaaaagaagaccCACTTTTCCAcattttcaattcttggaagatAGACAAGTTTCTGGAAATCAAATCCATAgagttttttcaaaatttaaataagcaatcctcaaaggggggggggggcataaGCAGCAACCACTTTATTGCTTAGGTGATAAACTTGAAGAGTACCAATGATAAATTGAACCAAGAACCAACatcctaacatcctaaccaaaTATTTTGGAATTTAGGAATCAATTCAATGTGAACTTCTTcaattcttattttcttcaatcAACATCTTTCCTTCTATTAGTTTGGACTaggtttttaaattttttggaagCCAATTTTACACCTTGCTCATATACAAGCTCTGGCAAACAGCCATCCGCTCAAGCTATTTAAAATACGAAATGCTGATCATAATTCATAAGTCCCATTTCACTGTCATAGAAGaccgaagaaaaaaaaatctcgagGAATATGGCATCATTATCaagcagaagaaaaagaaacaaaatacctGCTTTACAACCTCTTTCCGGATGTATTTGTGGTGCTCAGGAGACTTGTACATTTGATCCGAAAGTGCACGGAACTAAAAAATTAGGAAATCAATAAAATTGTAATTAAAATACATTAAGTACAAAATatacaaaaattaagaattgcAGTGCATGCCACAAACTTTCTTCAGTTAGTTGTAAGCGTTCGGACCTGACAATTTCTGTCCCCTGAGACCTTCACTTCACACAAGCCATAAACATGCAACCTAGGCAGAGAGTGAAGAAAAATCTCACTTGGCATAATAGCCTGGCACCAATGTCAGAGAACCAAGGGATAATTGTACCTTCTGCAACCAATAAGGATTTCCACAAGCACAATATAAATGCAGGAGGTGCACCACACTTAAGGTGCTGTCATCTATGCattaaagaaacaataaaaattttGTGCAACCATTTATTTAGAACCTGGTTATTTGCATAGACACTGTAGACCAGGCAACATTCTGTTGTAGGTTCAAAGTTTACGAACATTGAGCCACTATAATCACAAACTAGTTGATAAATAATCCTCCCCATTTTACTTAAAATAGTCTTATTTCTTCTACAATATGTTTTCTAACTTTGATAGACGCAAAGAAACAATGAAATTCTATAAAATTTTATACAATTTTGAGTTCACTGTGACTGGAAATATTTGAGATAGAGAATCGTAATACTGATCAGTGATCCCAGACCCCCAATAGCAGGCATCTGAATGCCCTGTATCACAAATATTGCAACACTCATGCACAACTCTGTGGGTATTCAAAAGTTAAGGGTGGAGTATGGGTTTTTGTATTTAATACAAAGCTTAATGCAGTGAAGCTCTTAAAAGCGTGGTGCAATCAAAATCATAGAGGTCACCAAGGCTTCTTGATATGCCTATCTCAACTGTAAGTCATGCCCCTCTTTTTAGAAATACTAAAATGCCTTCTCCCAACGCTAGGACGATGAAGGTCAAAGAACAGATCAATCAAAACCGTTTCGGCCTACAAAGTTTCTTGATATGCTTAGGTTTTCTATCCTGAAATGACCAAACTACCTGTATCCTTCTCAGGGAGCAAACCAAACTTATTTTCTTTAAGGAAGATCTAATCATGAATTGATGATCATAACTAGTTCACTAATTGTTTCTTGAAATGCCAAAAGCATCTATGTCATCAGTCCATTTTTTAGACAACCAAAATGACCTTGATAATGAGAACCTATAGAAGCGTACTTAATGTTAAAAGTGACATAAGAAGTTTTGAGAAGTATTTCATTTCCATAGAATAAGTAAAATCAAATCTTCTGGTTCTATAAACTCTATTGTAATCATGAAATTGATAGGGCTTATCAACATGTGAGTTACCCTATatgagcgagagagagagagagagagagagagagtgtgtgagaGCGTAATGCTCTTTACAGTCTTCCCATTTGCATCACTAAAGCAAGcatgaaaaaaatatcaacaaTCATATCATTAGACTTCTATTAAAGGAGAGAACTTCAAAATATCATAAAACGAATAGAGTATTGAAATATATCTGCATGCATGAACATTGCAACAAGATTCCAAACTTAGCAACTGGATTTTATGGGTTATTTTGGGCTAATTTTCTATTTCCTgaacactaaaacaaggtttcaAACTTAACATCTGAGTTTATAGTTGTTCGAGGGGTGGAGGGGGAAGGTTTCATGAGATCCTAAATTTCTTTCTCTAATAAGAATCATATGGAAGGATATTTGTTGACTTCTAAGTAAACAACATACCTCTGGAGCAGCCGTTGGTGATCCAAGCTGGCCCCACTTACATCCGTAATGTAGGAATTCATCCGTGGAACATGCTGAAATTTCTGAAAGTCAGATGCTAGGTAAGACTCAAGGAAATCGCTATCTTTGTTGGAGAGTAGAAATTGAATCAGTGAAAAGGAACTTCAAGAGCACTCTGGGACTTTTCATTCAAGTATCAAATGGAAACAAAGAAAGCTGATAAAGGAATGAGACCTACTCATAACCACTACATTGCCAActtcaaaattttgatgtttgcTAGTATCATTGATTGGGCTCCAAATTCCTTAAATATTTCAGGAGTCAGGTCCTGTGGGTGTGTTCAAGATCTTATGGCTGACATTCTAGTCCTTAGTGGTATTTATTTCCGTGGTCATGCAGCACTAAATGGCTCATGATGGAAGGTAAATTAGTAGGTAGTTTGGATGCTTTCTTTTAGGCCAAGGTGGCTCATGAAGCCTTACTTATCTAATTAGACAGATCCACACTGTTGTTTGCTTGGTGAACATGTCATCTAACTGGACATGCAGGTCCAGGaattcttttctccttgactTCACAAGGAGTATTAAGTCTTGGTTTAATCTAGGGATCATCTCACTAGCTTGATTAATTCTCATAGCATATTCAATTTGGTATGTGTTAGGGCCACTAACTCCCTGCTTTCGGGATTGAACTTTGAGCCCAGAAGCTCCTGTGTGATTTATTAagcttttctcttttcctgttaagagagagagagagagagagagagagtacatcCCTCATCACCAAACTACTCCACAATAAATCAGGTACACAAACCATTGAAAATGATCAAAATGAATGTCTTACTCAATGATGGCCAAATATGAGCACAAAGTAGTTTACATTCTAGTGAAATTAATGTTACAAGTGACTGTATATCAGGAAGGTAAAAGACAATAAGCAAACACAAACAAGTTCAGTAATTCACATACCACTAATCTTTGAAAGTATTTGGCAATTGGGCATTGACAATTGACATGCGAATCACAGTAAGAATCTGTCTTCCTATTTCTATgcataattaataaaaaaaaaggaaggcaCAGCAAGGCCATACCATTGTCAACAGGAGCTGTAGAGAGCACAAAACAAGAATATCTAGAGAATTTGAAGACTTGGACTAATAATTTGCCGTAAGTATAACAATTCTCTTTTTTCCACGAAAgagttaattttgaaaatatgtgactttttttattcattttaagaGCCTAACCATAATAATTATGGGGGGCCACACGACATTGGGCGTTGAAACCCACTTGGACACCTGGGTGTCACTTGGGCAGCAGTTAAGTTGGCAAGGCAGGCACTTTAATTCAGTGGTATGAGTGTAAGTAATTTGAGAAACGTGGGCATCATTGTATTACAATAAAGAAGTATTTGATCCTTTTAAATTCCATATTCAAAGTTATCGGATCAATTATTAAAAAGAATCGTTCGATACATTTCTTATGTATCACAAACCAGTAAAAGCATAAATCATCGCTTATATGCAATTGTAAGATCTAAAACTTCTATTTTCGATATTTCGGAGTCAGGATGAGAGACTCCATTGAAATACAGAGGCAAAGTTCCAGCATTGACCTGCAGCAGTGAGGCTCCAACATCGACCAGGTTGGTAGCCCTACTttcctattcttcttctcctccatgcttctttttcttcctccaacTTCTCtgcttcctctttttctccctgtttcttcttcctccgcctcatctttcttcatcttcttcctcctccacctcctctgcctcatccaccttcccttccttcttcttgttaCGCCTCCTCTGCCCTCTTGTTTGTCATTCTTCTACCTCTTTCTATTCCTCCTCCTCTTTGTCTACTACTGCCGTGGCgatggtggtggcagtggcaGGTGGCAACTGttgcttcctcctcttccttcttaccaccaccaccacccccccccccatttaTCCCCTTTTCCTCCTCTATTCCCCCCATTCCTACACTgctttcctccttttcccctaCACTTTTTCCCTATTTCCTTCTATCTGGGTGCTTTGACCAGCTTGGCAATGGGTTGCGTAGGGACTCAAAAAACACCTTGCCACAGACAACTATGAACCGAACTCAAAGTTTTTGTCCCAAATACTTTCATCAATGAGATAACACAGTTACATCCTTGTCAAGTGATAAGTCAGAATACGAGATTgaatttgtaattaattttccAAATCATCATAATAAAAATGAACAATATGGATGGATCTGAAATTTATGGAAGCATAAACAGTAAGGATAGTAAGAAGGAATAAAATATGGATGGTGGAAAATACAGATAATGGTGGTATAAGGAAGAGTATACATGTTCAGAAGCCAATCAGCCACATTGCAAAACAAATAGGaacaagagaaaaacaaaagtgcCTTCTAACTCCAAATATGGATGTGTGCTGACCAAAACTTCCTCAAACATATTTTCTAGTGATAATCAACACTTGACAAGACAATGCAACTGCTATATTCCCAAAGATCTGAAGAAAAGGTATCTTAAATTTAAAGACGAAAACATAGAGCAAAATCCAAAATGTTCAAGAATGACAAGCTAACTCACATGAATAGGTGTGGGGTTAGAAAGGCGTCTAGGAACAGCACCATCTAATTTAGCATATTCTTCCGAAAGTACAACAGCAATCATCCAGTCATCCTCAACATTATGTTGACTGTTCGAAGATGCAAAACTAGAACATTCACCAACACTCGGTGTTAGACTTCTCATCATATCGCCTGAAAACAGCAGCACCTTCATTATGTGACAACAGCAATTGAACCATCACAGGGAATCGTTCATCAAAGTTC is a window from the Macadamia integrifolia cultivar HAES 741 chromosome 5, SCU_Mint_v3, whole genome shotgun sequence genome containing:
- the LOC122078919 gene encoding OVARIAN TUMOR DOMAIN-containing deubiquitinating enzyme 12-like isoform X1, whose protein sequence is MKVLLFSGDMMRSLTPSVGECSSFASSNSQHNVEDDWMIAVVLSEEYAKLDGAVPRRLSNPTPIHKFQHVPRMNSYITDVSGASLDHQRLLQRLHVYGLCEVKVSGDRNCQFRALSDQMYKSPEHHKYIRKEVVKQLKDNRSLYEGYVPMKYKHYYKKMAKVVVKFLGNTLQFTI
- the LOC122078919 gene encoding OVARIAN TUMOR DOMAIN-containing deubiquitinating enzyme 12-like isoform X2; its protein translation is MMRSLTPSVGECSSFASSNSQHNVEDDWMIAVVLSEEYAKLDGAVPRRLSNPTPIHKFQHVPRMNSYITDVSGASLDHQRLLQRLHVYGLCEVKVSGDRNCQFRALSDQMYKSPEHHKYIRKEVVKQLKDNRSLYEGYVPMKYKHYYKKMAKVVVKFLGNTLQFTI